Proteins from one Thermosipho atlanticus DSM 15807 genomic window:
- a CDS encoding DUF4405 domain-containing protein translates to MKNLVKVKAITSLVLIGLFIVIFVSSIGLSIAPSGKIARVTGWEFIGFSKQLLSTIHTWFGYILGALIVFHFVLNYKLFACEIRNLFRGENKNFSLK, encoded by the coding sequence ATGAAAAATTTAGTAAAGGTTAAAGCGATAACTTCTTTGGTACTAATAGGTTTATTTATTGTAATATTTGTAAGTAGTATAGGATTAAGTATTGCTCCGTCGGGTAAAATTGCAAGAGTAACTGGATGGGAGTTTATAGGCTTTAGTAAGCAATTACTGAGTACAATACATACGTGGTTTGGATATATTTTGGGTGCGTTAATAGTATTCCATTTTGTTTTAAACTATAAACTTTTTGCATGTGAAATAAGGAATTTATTTAG